From the Candidatus Dependentiae bacterium genome, one window contains:
- the ndk gene encoding nucleoside-diphosphate kinase: MAEKTFAIIKPDATTAGHSGQIINIIELNKFSIARMQKMQLTQEQAQEFYAVHKERSFFGELVDYMISGPVIVMALEKENAIQEWRDLMGATDPKKAGAGTLRRMFGTSIGNNATHGSDAPETAKVELQFFFPDLV; the protein is encoded by the coding sequence ATGGCTGAAAAAACATTTGCAATCATCAAACCTGACGCAACTACCGCTGGACACAGTGGCCAAATTATCAACATAATTGAACTTAACAAGTTCTCTATTGCCCGCATGCAAAAAATGCAGCTTACCCAAGAACAAGCTCAAGAATTTTACGCAGTACATAAAGAACGTTCTTTTTTTGGAGAGCTTGTAGATTACATGATCTCTGGTCCTGTTATTGTTATGGCACTCGAAAAAGAAAACGCAATTCAAGAATGGCGTGACCTTATGGGCGCAACAGATCCTAAAAAAGCTGGTGCAGGGACCTTGCGTAGAATGTTTGGTACCTCTATAGGTAACAACGCAACGCACGGATCTGATGCTCCTGAAACAGCAAAAGTAGAACTACAATTCTTTTTTCCTGATTTAGTATAA